In a genomic window of Streptomyces sp. SJL17-4:
- a CDS encoding MBL fold metallo-hydrolase, with protein sequence MLIAGFPAGAWGTNCYLVAPAAGEECVIIDPGHQATQGVEETLRKHRLKPVAVVLTHGHIDHVASVVPVCGAHDVPAWIHPSDRYMMSDPEKALGRSIGMPLMGELTVGEPDDVRELTDGAELKLAGLDFSVAHAPGHTKGSVTFRMPETTEIPSVFFSGDLLFAGSIGRTDLPGGDMDEMLESLARVCLPLDNSTVVLSGHGPQTTIGQERATNPYLRDVAAGFGSAKAPRRGM encoded by the coding sequence GTGCTGATTGCCGGGTTCCCCGCCGGGGCCTGGGGGACCAACTGCTATCTGGTCGCCCCCGCCGCAGGCGAGGAGTGCGTGATCATCGACCCGGGCCACCAGGCCACCCAGGGTGTCGAGGAGACGCTGAGGAAGCATCGGCTCAAGCCCGTCGCCGTCGTCCTGACCCATGGACACATCGACCACGTCGCCTCCGTCGTCCCGGTGTGCGGCGCCCATGACGTCCCCGCGTGGATCCACCCGTCCGACCGCTACATGATGAGCGACCCGGAGAAGGCCCTCGGCCGCTCCATCGGGATGCCCCTCATGGGCGAGCTGACCGTGGGAGAGCCCGACGACGTGCGAGAACTGACGGACGGCGCCGAGCTGAAGCTCGCCGGTCTGGACTTCTCCGTCGCCCACGCGCCCGGTCATACCAAGGGGTCGGTGACCTTCAGGATGCCGGAGACCACGGAGATCCCCTCCGTGTTCTTCTCCGGGGACCTGCTGTTCGCCGGCTCCATCGGACGCACCGACCTTCCCGGCGGTGACATGGACGAGATGCTCGAATCGCTGGCCCGTGTGTGCCTGCCGCTCGACAACTCGACCGTGGTGCTGTCGGGACACGGTCCCCAGACGACCATCGGCCAGGAGCGCGCCACCAACCCCTATCTGCGGGACGTGGCGGCCGGCTTCGGGAGCGCGAAGGCTCCCCGACGAGGAATGTGA
- the hisS gene encoding histidine--tRNA ligase — protein sequence MSTFQAPKGTYDLIPPRSATFLAVRDAISTPLRNSGYGYIETPGFENVELFSRGVGESTDIVTKEMYTLTTKGNDHLALRPEGTASVLRAALQANLHKQGNLPVKLWYSGSYYRYERAQAGRYRHFSQVGAEAIGSEDPALDAELIILADQAYRSLGLRNFRILLNSLGDKECRPVYREALQGFLRGLDLDEETLRRAEINPLRVLDDKRESVQKQLVGAPLLGDYLCDACKAYHEEVRALITAAGVEFEDDAKLVRGLDYYTRTTFEFVHGGLGSQSAVGGGGRYDGLSEMIGGPALPSVGWALGVDRTVLALEAEGVELDLPAVTSVFAVAIGEEARRILFGKVTELRREGISADFSFGGKGLKGAMKDANRSGARLAVVAGERDLADGVVQLKDMESGEQQAVAVDALLDAVRAKLA from the coding sequence GTGAGCACCTTTCAGGCCCCCAAGGGCACGTACGACCTGATCCCGCCCCGCTCCGCCACCTTCCTGGCGGTCCGGGACGCGATCTCCACGCCGCTGAGGAACTCCGGCTACGGCTACATCGAGACGCCCGGTTTCGAGAACGTCGAGCTGTTCTCCCGCGGTGTCGGTGAGTCCACCGACATCGTGACCAAGGAGATGTACACCCTCACCACGAAGGGCAACGACCACCTCGCCCTCCGCCCGGAGGGCACCGCCTCCGTCCTGCGCGCGGCCCTCCAGGCCAACCTGCACAAGCAGGGCAACCTGCCGGTGAAGCTCTGGTACTCCGGCTCGTACTACCGCTACGAGCGCGCCCAGGCGGGCCGCTACCGCCACTTCTCCCAGGTCGGCGCCGAGGCGATCGGCTCCGAGGACCCGGCGCTCGACGCCGAGCTGATCATCCTGGCCGACCAGGCGTACCGCTCCCTCGGGCTGCGCAACTTCCGCATCCTGCTCAACTCGCTGGGCGACAAGGAGTGCCGTCCCGTCTACCGCGAGGCGCTCCAGGGCTTCCTGCGCGGGCTCGACCTCGACGAGGAGACCCTGCGCCGCGCCGAGATCAACCCGCTGCGGGTCCTCGACGACAAGCGCGAGTCCGTGCAGAAGCAGCTCGTCGGCGCCCCGCTGCTCGGCGACTACCTGTGCGACGCGTGCAAGGCGTACCACGAGGAGGTGCGCGCCCTGATCACCGCGGCGGGCGTGGAGTTCGAGGACGACGCCAAGCTGGTGCGCGGCCTGGACTACTACACCCGCACCACCTTCGAGTTCGTCCACGGCGGTCTGGGCTCGCAGTCCGCGGTCGGCGGCGGCGGTCGCTACGACGGCCTCTCCGAGATGATCGGCGGCCCCGCGCTGCCGTCCGTCGGCTGGGCGCTCGGCGTGGACCGTACGGTCCTCGCCCTGGAGGCGGAGGGCGTCGAGCTCGACCTCCCCGCCGTCACCAGCGTCTTCGCCGTGGCCATCGGCGAGGAGGCCCGCCGGATCCTCTTCGGCAAGGTCACCGAGCTGCGCCGGGAGGGCATCTCCGCGGACTTCTCGTTCGGCGGCAAGGGCCTCAAGGGCGCGATGAAGGACGCCAACCGCTCGGGCGCCCGCCTCGCCGTCGTCGCCGGTGAGCGCGACCTCGCCGACGGTGTCGTCCAGCTCAAGGACATGGAGTCCGGCGAGCAGCAGGCGGTCGCCGTGGACGCGCTGCTCGACGCGGTACGGGCCAAGCTGGCCTGA
- a CDS encoding vitamin K epoxide reductase family protein: protein MTKAAVDEAASGRHEDGTIGASKAFAWMLVITGAAGVLAAWVITLDKFKLLEDPNFVPGCSLNPIVSCGNIMKSEQASVFGFPNPMLGLVTYAMVIAIGLALLAGARYRRWYWLGLNAGTLFGVGFCTWLMYQSLYEINSLCLWCCLAWVATIVMFWYVTSHNVRSGVIPAPRGLRTFFDEFTWVLPVLHIGIIGMLILTRWWDFWTS from the coding sequence ATGACGAAGGCAGCGGTGGACGAGGCCGCGTCCGGCCGGCACGAGGACGGCACGATCGGGGCGAGCAAGGCCTTCGCCTGGATGCTCGTGATCACCGGAGCGGCCGGGGTGCTCGCCGCGTGGGTCATCACGCTCGACAAGTTCAAGCTCCTGGAGGACCCGAACTTCGTCCCCGGGTGCAGCCTCAACCCGATCGTCTCCTGCGGCAACATCATGAAGAGCGAGCAGGCCTCGGTCTTCGGCTTCCCGAACCCGATGCTGGGCCTCGTCACGTACGCCATGGTGATCGCGATCGGTCTCGCTCTGCTCGCGGGGGCCCGCTACCGCCGCTGGTACTGGCTCGGCCTCAACGCCGGCACCCTCTTCGGCGTCGGCTTCTGCACCTGGCTGATGTACCAGTCGCTGTACGAGATCAACTCGCTCTGCCTGTGGTGCTGCCTGGCCTGGGTCGCCACCATCGTCATGTTCTGGTACGTGACCTCGCACAACGTCCGCAGCGGCGTCATCCCCGCCCCGCGCGGCCTCAGGACCTTCTTCGACGAGTTCACCTGGGTCCTCCCCGTCCTCCACATCGGGATCATCGGCATGCTGATCCTGACCCGCTGGTGGGACTTCTGGACGAGCTGA
- a CDS encoding replication-associated recombination protein A, whose amino-acid sequence MEPDLFTAAAEDRQEKDPAGSPLAVRMRPRTLDEVVGQKHLLKPGSPLRRLVGDGDGGPAGASSVILWGPPGIGKTTLAYVVSKATDKRFVELSAITAGVKEVRAVIDGARRAVGGYGKETVLFLDEIHRFSKAQQDSLLPAVENRWVTLIAATTENPYFSIISPLLSRSLLLTLEPLTDDDLRGLMARALTGERGLGGAVTLPEDAEAHLLRVAGGDARRALTALEAAAGAALAKGEPEITLETVEETVDRAAVKYDRDGDQHYDVASALIKSIRGSDVDAALHYLARMIEAGEDPRFIARRLMISASEDIGLADPNALPIAVAAAQAVAMIGFPEAALTLSHATIALALAPKSNAATTAIGAALADVRNGLAGSVPPHLRDGHYKGAAKLGHAQGYVYPHDVPGGIAAQQYAPDTIHGKQYYAPTRYGAEARYADVVERVRARLKGDE is encoded by the coding sequence GTGGAGCCCGACCTCTTTACCGCAGCAGCCGAAGACCGCCAGGAGAAGGACCCCGCCGGCAGCCCGCTGGCCGTCCGGATGCGCCCGCGCACCCTCGACGAGGTGGTGGGGCAGAAGCACCTGCTCAAGCCCGGATCGCCGCTGCGCCGGCTCGTGGGCGACGGCGACGGCGGCCCGGCCGGCGCCTCCTCGGTGATCCTCTGGGGCCCGCCCGGGATCGGGAAGACGACCCTGGCGTACGTGGTCTCCAAGGCGACCGACAAGCGGTTCGTGGAGCTGTCGGCGATCACCGCGGGCGTCAAGGAGGTCCGCGCCGTCATCGACGGAGCCCGGCGCGCGGTCGGCGGCTACGGCAAGGAGACCGTCCTCTTCCTCGACGAGATCCACCGCTTCTCCAAGGCCCAGCAGGACTCGCTGCTGCCCGCCGTCGAGAACCGCTGGGTGACGCTCATCGCCGCCACCACCGAGAACCCGTACTTCTCGATCATCTCCCCGCTCCTCTCCCGCTCCCTGCTCCTCACCCTGGAGCCGCTGACCGACGACGACCTGCGCGGCCTGATGGCCCGGGCGCTCACCGGCGAGCGCGGGCTCGGCGGGGCCGTGACCCTGCCGGAGGACGCCGAGGCCCACCTCCTCCGTGTCGCCGGCGGCGACGCCCGGCGCGCCCTGACCGCCCTGGAGGCGGCCGCGGGCGCGGCCCTCGCCAAGGGCGAGCCGGAGATCACCCTGGAGACGGTCGAGGAGACCGTCGACCGCGCGGCCGTGAAGTACGACCGGGACGGCGACCAGCACTACGACGTGGCCAGCGCGCTCATCAAGTCGATCCGCGGTTCGGACGTGGACGCGGCCCTGCACTACCTGGCCCGGATGATCGAGGCGGGGGAGGACCCGCGCTTCATCGCCCGACGCCTCATGATCTCCGCGAGCGAGGACATCGGACTCGCCGATCCGAACGCGCTGCCGATCGCCGTCGCCGCCGCACAGGCCGTCGCGATGATCGGCTTCCCCGAGGCGGCGCTCACCCTCAGCCACGCGACGATCGCCCTGGCCCTGGCCCCGAAGTCGAACGCGGCGACGACCGCGATCGGCGCCGCCCTGGCGGACGTGCGCAACGGCCTCGCGGGATCGGTCCCGCCGCATCTGCGCGACGGCCACTACAAGGGCGCGGCCAAGCTCGGCCACGCCCAGGGCTACGTCTACCCCCATGACGTCCCGGGCGGCATCGCGGCCCAGCAGTACGCCCCGGACACCATCCACGGCAAGCAGTACTACGCCCCGACCCGCTACGGCGCGGAAGCGAGATACGCGGACGTGGTGGAGCGAGTGCGGGCCCGCCTGAAGGGCGACGAGTAG
- a CDS encoding HNH endonuclease family protein — translation MIREAGVLLLALSAVACAPGDVRPAPTATVLPLVTPGFPPTAAQARTRLAGLKVAWGENWQTYERAKFGNGWSDETDAPGGRNGCDTRDDVLHRDLDDVRLGDRNPCVVLSGVLHDPYTGKELPYSYRKASQIQTDHVVALGAAWRAGAWAWTPERRLTYANDLDVLLATDKQTNYDKSSKTPDRWRPPRSAYGCEYGRRWTGIKAKYGLTVSPPEKKAVEELLATCR, via the coding sequence ATGATCCGTGAAGCGGGAGTTCTGCTCCTGGCCCTGAGCGCAGTGGCGTGCGCACCCGGCGACGTACGGCCCGCACCGACGGCAACCGTCCTCCCCCTCGTCACCCCCGGCTTCCCGCCCACCGCCGCGCAAGCGCGCACACGGCTCGCCGGGCTCAAGGTCGCCTGGGGCGAGAACTGGCAGACGTACGAGCGGGCGAAGTTCGGGAACGGCTGGTCCGACGAGACCGACGCCCCCGGCGGGCGCAACGGCTGTGACACCCGGGACGACGTGCTTCACCGGGACCTCGACGACGTCCGGCTCGGCGACCGGAACCCGTGCGTCGTCCTGTCCGGCGTCCTGCACGACCCGTACACGGGCAAGGAGCTGCCCTACTCGTACCGCAAGGCCTCGCAGATCCAGACCGACCACGTCGTCGCGCTCGGCGCGGCCTGGCGTGCGGGCGCCTGGGCGTGGACGCCCGAGCGGCGACTGACGTACGCCAACGACCTGGACGTGCTGCTCGCCACCGACAAGCAGACCAACTACGACAAGAGCAGCAAGACCCCGGACAGGTGGCGGCCGCCGAGGAGCGCGTACGGGTGCGAGTACGGCCGGCGCTGGACCGGGATCAAGGCGAAGTACGGACTCACGGTGTCCCCGCCGGAGAAGAAGGCCGTCGAGGAGCTGCTCGCCACCTGCCGCTGA
- the rpsD gene encoding 30S ribosomal protein S4, with product MPNQSRPKVKKSRALGIALTPKAVKYFEARPYPPGEHGRGRKQNSDYKVRLLEKQRLRAQYDISERQMARAYDRAKKAEGKTGEALVVELERRLDALVLRSGIARTIYQARQMVVHGHIQVNGGKVDKPSFRVRPDDVVMVRERSRTKPLFEVAREGGFAADGETPRYLQVNLKALAFRLDRDPNRKEIPVICDEQLVVEYYAR from the coding sequence ATGCCGAACCAGTCCCGTCCCAAGGTCAAGAAGTCGCGTGCCCTCGGCATCGCGCTGACCCCGAAGGCTGTCAAGTACTTCGAGGCCCGCCCCTACCCGCCGGGCGAGCACGGCCGTGGCCGCAAGCAGAACTCGGACTACAAGGTCCGTCTGCTCGAGAAGCAGCGTCTGCGCGCCCAGTACGACATCAGCGAGCGCCAGATGGCGCGCGCCTACGACCGTGCCAAGAAGGCCGAGGGCAAGACGGGCGAGGCGCTGGTCGTCGAGCTCGAGCGTCGCCTCGACGCCCTGGTCCTGCGTTCGGGCATCGCCCGCACCATCTACCAGGCCCGTCAGATGGTCGTCCACGGCCACATCCAGGTCAACGGTGGCAAGGTCGACAAGCCGTCGTTCCGCGTCCGTCCCGACGACGTCGTGATGGTCCGCGAGCGCAGCCGCACCAAGCCGCTGTTCGAGGTCGCCCGTGAGGGTGGCTTCGCCGCCGACGGTGAGACCCCGCGCTACCTGCAGGTCAACCTGAAGGCCCTGGCCTTCCGCCTCGACCGCGACCCGAACCGCAAGGAAATCCCGGTCATCTGCGACGAGCAGCTGGTCGTCGAGTACTACGCCCGCTGA
- a CDS encoding AAA family ATPase, which yields MRRSNLPAELNRFVGRTSEQAALTALLEASRLVTVVGVGGVGKTRLALRAAAGVQKRYSDGVRLAELAPLRDPELIEYALVEALDLTDHTPRPPREALVEHLAERRTLLVVDGFEHLVEHCAPLVRELLEHAPGLTVLAVGRRPLRVAGEAVFPLAPLGETEAMTLLAERAAEAGAPSLPGAGGGAFHAIPSLTGAPAHPAAARPGVPGGPAGGPGRTGGRDAVRELCRRLDGIPLALELAAGRLPLLSVEQMLDRLDDRFRLLTDGTRGALPRHQTLRTAIGWSHELCTPEERLLWARLSVFPGPFDLEAAEYVCGGPELPPERILDLLGGLLAQSLLTREDTPAGPAYRMLDTVAAYGAEWLVALDDTERMRRRHRDWYMGLATWCELEWFSPRQPEVAALTEAALPHLRAALDLCLELPEDAHLAQHLAGTLWFAWVGCGRLSEGRHWLDRALALESGHEEARLKALWVLGYVAVLQGDGTAAVAALHECGERARSSRNALAEAYATHRMGCLALLTDDMPRAEELIGRALDAYRELGELNSNVLMAQIELAMARAFRGDQEGASALSREVRDVCEERGELWARAYALYVLGYLAWTRGAYGEARELLTECVSINDSFRDLVGLVLAIELLALVTVSEGDPTEAAVLQGAAVPVWDTVGVRLFGSEAFDVPRALCERQAEEALGAEAYGAAFRAGQGLSAAEAVERALVAGRSPALGVAPEESAPRPFRTAGAAAVPGTRKPAGSPTGKGGEAAG from the coding sequence ATGCGACGGAGCAATCTCCCGGCGGAGCTCAACCGGTTCGTCGGACGGACCAGCGAGCAGGCCGCACTGACGGCGCTCCTCGAGGCGTCCCGCCTGGTCACGGTCGTGGGCGTGGGCGGGGTCGGCAAGACCCGGCTCGCCCTGAGGGCTGCCGCGGGGGTGCAGAAACGCTACAGCGACGGGGTCCGGCTCGCCGAGCTCGCGCCGCTGCGCGACCCCGAGCTGATCGAGTACGCCCTGGTCGAGGCGCTCGACCTGACCGACCACACCCCGAGACCTCCGCGCGAGGCGCTCGTCGAGCATCTCGCCGAGCGTCGGACGCTGCTGGTCGTGGACGGCTTCGAGCACCTCGTGGAGCACTGCGCGCCGCTCGTACGGGAGCTCCTCGAACACGCTCCCGGGCTGACCGTCCTCGCGGTCGGCCGGCGGCCCCTGCGGGTGGCGGGCGAGGCCGTGTTCCCGCTGGCACCGCTGGGCGAGACGGAGGCGATGACGCTGCTCGCGGAGCGGGCGGCGGAGGCGGGCGCGCCGAGCCTGCCGGGGGCGGGGGGCGGCGCCTTCCACGCGATTCCGTCACTGACGGGAGCTCCCGCCCACCCGGCCGCGGCCCGGCCCGGTGTCCCCGGAGGTCCGGCCGGCGGCCCGGGCCGGACCGGCGGCCGGGACGCCGTACGGGAGTTGTGCCGGCGTCTTGACGGGATCCCGCTCGCCCTCGAACTGGCGGCGGGGCGGCTGCCGCTGCTCTCCGTCGAGCAGATGCTGGACCGACTCGACGACCGCTTCCGGCTCCTCACGGACGGCACGCGCGGGGCGCTCCCCCGTCATCAGACGCTGCGCACCGCCATCGGCTGGAGTCACGAGCTGTGCACCCCGGAGGAGCGGCTCCTCTGGGCGCGCCTCTCGGTCTTCCCCGGCCCCTTCGACCTGGAGGCGGCGGAGTACGTGTGCGGGGGCCCTGAGCTGCCGCCGGAGCGGATCCTGGATCTCCTCGGCGGGCTGCTCGCGCAGTCGCTGCTCACCCGCGAGGACACGCCGGCGGGTCCCGCGTACCGGATGCTCGACACGGTCGCGGCGTACGGGGCGGAGTGGCTCGTGGCGCTCGACGACACGGAGCGGATGCGGCGTCGGCACCGCGACTGGTACATGGGTCTGGCCACCTGGTGCGAGCTGGAGTGGTTCAGCCCGCGCCAGCCCGAGGTGGCCGCCCTGACGGAGGCGGCGCTGCCGCATCTGCGGGCGGCCCTCGACCTGTGTCTGGAGCTGCCGGAGGACGCGCATCTCGCCCAGCATCTGGCGGGCACGCTCTGGTTCGCGTGGGTGGGCTGCGGGCGCCTCTCGGAGGGCCGGCACTGGCTGGACCGGGCACTTGCGCTCGAATCCGGCCACGAGGAGGCACGGCTCAAGGCGCTCTGGGTGCTCGGATACGTGGCGGTGCTGCAGGGCGACGGTACGGCGGCGGTGGCGGCGCTCCACGAGTGCGGGGAGCGGGCCAGGTCCTCGCGGAACGCGCTGGCGGAGGCGTACGCGACGCATCGGATGGGCTGTCTGGCGCTGCTCACGGACGACATGCCGCGGGCCGAGGAGCTGATCGGGCGGGCGCTCGACGCGTACCGGGAGCTCGGTGAGCTGAACAGCAATGTGCTGATGGCGCAGATCGAGCTGGCGATGGCGCGGGCCTTCCGGGGTGACCAGGAGGGGGCGAGCGCGCTCTCCCGGGAGGTCCGGGACGTCTGCGAGGAGCGGGGCGAGCTGTGGGCGAGGGCGTACGCCCTCTATGTGCTGGGGTATCTGGCGTGGACGCGGGGCGCGTACGGGGAGGCGCGGGAGCTGCTCACCGAGTGCGTGTCGATCAACGACAGCTTCCGTGATCTGGTCGGCCTCGTCCTGGCGATCGAGCTGCTCGCCCTGGTGACGGTGAGCGAGGGTGATCCGACGGAGGCCGCGGTCCTCCAGGGGGCGGCGGTCCCGGTGTGGGACACGGTGGGTGTCCGGCTCTTCGGCTCGGAGGCGTTCGACGTGCCGAGGGCGCTCTGCGAGCGGCAGGCCGAGGAGGCGCTCGGCGCGGAGGCGTACGGCGCCGCGTTCCGGGCGGGTCAGGGGCTCTCGGCGGCGGAGGCGGTGGAGCGGGCACTCGTGGCCGGTCGGAGCCCGGCCCTCGGTGTCGCTCCGGAGGAATCCGCCCCGCGTCCGTTCCGTACGGCCGGCGCGGCGGCGGTCCCGGGAACGCGGAAGCCCGCCGGCTCCCCCACCGGTAAGGGTGGGGAAGCGGCGGGCTGA
- a CDS encoding DUF948 domain-containing protein — protein sequence MTGGEVAGILVAVFWAILVSFLAVVLVRLAQTLRATTKMVADVTEQAVPLLADASATVRSAQTQLDRVDAIASDVQEVTSNASALSSTVASTFGGPLVKVAAFGYGVRKALGRGGDGADVPRASSRRTVIVGRTVPSSRRRKQKG from the coding sequence GTGACCGGTGGAGAGGTTGCCGGGATCCTGGTGGCCGTCTTCTGGGCGATCCTGGTCTCCTTCCTCGCCGTGGTTCTGGTGAGGCTGGCGCAGACGCTCAGGGCGACCACCAAGATGGTGGCGGACGTGACCGAGCAGGCCGTTCCCCTGCTGGCCGACGCCTCCGCGACCGTCCGCTCGGCACAGACCCAGCTCGACCGGGTCGACGCCATCGCCTCGGACGTCCAGGAGGTCACCTCCAACGCCTCCGCGCTCTCCTCCACCGTCGCCTCCACCTTCGGCGGCCCGCTCGTCAAGGTCGCCGCCTTCGGCTACGGGGTGCGCAAGGCGCTCGGCCGCGGCGGGGACGGCGCGGACGTGCCGCGGGCCTCCTCGCGACGTACTGTGATCGTCGGCCGTACCGTGCCGTCCTCGCGACGCCGGAAGCAGAAGGGCTGA
- a CDS encoding DUF6167 family protein → MFRRTFWFTAGAAAGVWATAKVNRKLKQLTPESLAAQAANKAVETGHRLKDFALDVRAGMVQREAELEEALGLDPAVEPVQAQARELPEPRRRGALGPTPHTTTHSIPTISYNRNEDH, encoded by the coding sequence ATGTTCCGCCGCACGTTCTGGTTCACGGCCGGCGCAGCCGCCGGCGTGTGGGCCACCGCCAAGGTCAACCGGAAGCTGAAGCAGCTGACCCCCGAGAGCCTCGCCGCCCAGGCGGCGAACAAGGCCGTCGAGACCGGACACCGCCTCAAGGACTTCGCCCTCGACGTGAGGGCGGGCATGGTCCAGCGGGAGGCCGAACTGGAGGAGGCGCTCGGCCTCGACCCGGCCGTCGAGCCGGTCCAGGCCCAGGCCCGGGAGCTTCCGGAGCCGCGCCGCCGGGGCGCGCTCGGCCCCACCCCGCACACGACCACGCATTCAATTCCCACGATCTCGTACAACCGGAATGAGGACCACTGA